A window of Cheilinus undulatus linkage group 1, ASM1832078v1, whole genome shotgun sequence contains these coding sequences:
- the LOC121513508 gene encoding agouti-related protein isoform X2, protein MFGFVLLCCCSFSLLRLSSSLVHGNVPLDEGPAAGRRSDSSFMSDIERGHAPDPPQDPVLLPVDSVEDHFLMDTGSYDEDSAGLQLQGRAMRSPRRCIPHQQSCLGYPLPCCDPCDSCYCRFFNAICYCRRVGPACPPRRT, encoded by the exons ATGTTTGGCTttgtgctgctctgctgctgctccttcagTTTGCTgcgcctctcctcctctttggtCCATGGAAACGTCCCGCTGGATGAAGGTCCAGCAGCCGGACGCAGATCTGACTCCTCCTTCATGTCTGACATTG AGAGAGGCCACGCCCCTGATCCTCCACAGGACCCTGTCCTCCTACCTGTGGACTCCGTGGAGGATCACTTCCTGATGGACACAGGCTCCTACGATGAG GACTCCGCAGGCTTGCAGCTGCAGGGTCGGGCCATGCGTTCTCCTCGTCGGTGCATCCCTCACCAGCAGTCATGTCTGGGTTACCCACTGCCCTGCTGCGACCCCTGCGACTCCTGCTACTGCCGCTTCTTCAACGCCATCTGTTACTGCCGCCGGGTGGGCCCCGCCTGTCCACCCAGACGCACCTGA
- the LOC121513508 gene encoding agouti-related protein isoform X1 — protein sequence MFGFVLLCCCSFSLLRLSSSLVHGNVPLDEGPAAGRRSDSSFMSDIAERGHAPDPPQDPVLLPVDSVEDHFLMDTGSYDEDSAGLQLQGRAMRSPRRCIPHQQSCLGYPLPCCDPCDSCYCRFFNAICYCRRVGPACPPRRT from the exons ATGTTTGGCTttgtgctgctctgctgctgctccttcagTTTGCTgcgcctctcctcctctttggtCCATGGAAACGTCCCGCTGGATGAAGGTCCAGCAGCCGGACGCAGATCTGACTCCTCCTTCATGTCTGACATTG CAGAGAGAGGCCACGCCCCTGATCCTCCACAGGACCCTGTCCTCCTACCTGTGGACTCCGTGGAGGATCACTTCCTGATGGACACAGGCTCCTACGATGAG GACTCCGCAGGCTTGCAGCTGCAGGGTCGGGCCATGCGTTCTCCTCGTCGGTGCATCCCTCACCAGCAGTCATGTCTGGGTTACCCACTGCCCTGCTGCGACCCCTGCGACTCCTGCTACTGCCGCTTCTTCAACGCCATCTGTTACTGCCGCCGGGTGGGCCCCGCCTGTCCACCCAGACGCACCTGA